In Lujinxingia sediminis, a single genomic region encodes these proteins:
- a CDS encoding YbjN domain-containing protein: MAYMVTNDKIENFIIEHGLPFEQVQEGLWLIHDEIDYIDNIVVYHTPPVITFRVKLMDAPEKATRDALFKRLLELNATSMVAGAYGLEDDAVVIVDTLQSENLDHNEFQATIDALAIAVREHYEELRAIVGQPKSTAQASS; the protein is encoded by the coding sequence ATGGCGTACATGGTCACCAACGACAAGATTGAGAACTTCATCATTGAGCACGGCCTGCCTTTTGAGCAGGTTCAGGAAGGGCTGTGGCTGATTCACGACGAGATCGATTACATCGACAATATTGTCGTCTATCACACCCCGCCGGTGATCACCTTCCGCGTCAAGTTGATGGACGCTCCGGAGAAAGCCACCCGCGACGCACTTTTTAAGCGCCTGCTTGAGCTCAACGCCACCTCGATGGTCGCCGGAGCCTATGGCCTGGAAGACGACGCGGTGGTGATTGTTGATACGCTGCAGAGTGAGAACCTGGACCACAATGAGTTCCAGGCCACCATCGACGCGCTGGCCATTGCGGTGCGCGAGCATTACGAAGAACTTCGTGCCATCGTCGGCCAGCCTAAGTCGACCGCGCAGGCCTCGTCCTGA
- a CDS encoding 1-aminocyclopropane-1-carboxylate deaminase/D-cysteine desulfhydrase: MNDLEIFDRYPATRALGHVRLGNLPTPVESYSALAEKLGIGELWVKRDDLTGSIYGGNKVRKLEFILADALAGGHERVWTVGALGSHHVLATALYAREVGLEPHALHFPQPVTAHVLEVLQALSTTQPVLTPVESKNGLPFAMAKTHIREWLSRDKNPYYIPGGGSSPLGVVGYVNAALELARQIEDGACAEPDVIYVAAGTCGTLAGLILGARLAGLRTKIVGVRVVDKVVCNAPLTAHMANKTSRLIRDAGGPELPKICAGDVTLLDDFIGEGYGKETSEGLRVMEMVERHTGLELDPTYTAKTFAALDAHAESLADKRVLYWHTLSGADLSARIALANIERDLPASYRELFDTPLPH; encoded by the coding sequence ATGAACGATCTGGAAATCTTCGATCGCTACCCCGCCACCCGCGCTCTGGGCCATGTGCGCCTGGGCAACCTCCCCACTCCGGTCGAGTCGTACTCTGCACTGGCCGAAAAACTGGGTATCGGTGAGCTATGGGTCAAACGCGACGACCTCACAGGCAGCATCTACGGCGGCAACAAGGTGCGAAAGCTGGAGTTCATTCTGGCCGACGCCCTGGCCGGTGGCCATGAACGGGTCTGGACGGTCGGCGCGCTGGGAAGTCACCACGTCCTGGCCACCGCCCTTTATGCCCGGGAGGTGGGACTTGAGCCTCACGCGCTGCACTTCCCCCAGCCGGTGACCGCGCATGTGCTGGAGGTCTTGCAAGCTCTGAGCACCACGCAACCCGTTCTCACCCCGGTGGAGTCGAAAAACGGACTTCCTTTTGCGATGGCCAAAACGCATATCCGCGAGTGGCTTTCCCGGGACAAAAACCCCTACTACATTCCCGGCGGCGGCTCCTCTCCCCTGGGTGTGGTCGGTTACGTCAACGCCGCCCTGGAGTTGGCCCGTCAGATCGAGGATGGCGCGTGCGCCGAGCCCGATGTGATCTACGTGGCTGCTGGCACCTGCGGCACACTCGCGGGCCTGATTCTGGGTGCTCGTCTGGCGGGCTTACGTACGAAGATCGTCGGTGTACGCGTGGTCGACAAAGTGGTGTGCAACGCTCCGCTCACGGCACATATGGCCAATAAGACCTCCCGGCTTATTCGCGACGCCGGCGGTCCCGAGCTGCCTAAGATCTGCGCCGGTGATGTCACCCTGCTCGACGACTTCATCGGGGAGGGCTACGGCAAGGAGACCTCTGAGGGGTTGCGGGTCATGGAGATGGTCGAGCGCCATACAGGTCTGGAGCTTGATCCGACCTATACGGCCAAAACCTTCGCTGCGCTGGACGCGCACGCCGAGAGCCTGGCTGACAAACGCGTGCTCTACTGGCATACCCTCAGTGGCGCGGACTTAAGCGCACGTATTGCCCTCGCCAACATCGAGCGCGATCTTCCGGCCTCGTACCGCGAGCTCTTCGACACTCCCCTGCCCCACTGA
- a CDS encoding low molecular weight phosphotyrosine protein phosphatase: MTTRRIICVCTGNICRSPMAAALLRAKLQQRAVVISAGTLGLVGRPAAQFARMAVEPFGASLDDHRSQGVSLPLMRMADHILVMSPRHSRHLLQLAPELQSRLVEIWRFDPEQQVETGIPDPVGQTREVFEHCCAIIDRCIDAWIATLNIAH; the protein is encoded by the coding sequence ATGACCACTCGCCGCATCATCTGTGTCTGCACCGGCAACATCTGTCGATCACCTATGGCGGCGGCGTTGCTGCGCGCAAAATTGCAGCAGCGCGCCGTGGTGATCTCCGCGGGCACCCTGGGACTGGTGGGCCGCCCCGCCGCCCAGTTTGCCCGGATGGCCGTAGAACCCTTCGGCGCCTCCCTCGACGACCACCGCTCCCAGGGCGTCTCGCTGCCATTGATGCGCATGGCTGACCACATCCTCGTGATGTCGCCGCGCCACAGCCGCCACCTGTTGCAACTGGCACCGGAGCTTCAGAGCCGCCTGGTCGAGATCTGGCGTTTTGATCCCGAGCAGCAGGTCGAGACGGGCATTCCCGACCCGGTGGGACAGACCCGCGAGGTCTTTGAGCATTGTTGCGCGATCATCGACCGCTGCATCGACGCCTGGATCGCAACCCTGAACATCGCGCACTAA
- a CDS encoding AAA family ATPase has protein sequence MRLHRLKIENLNSFYGTHELRFDPDLSGVPLFLIHGPTGSGKTTLLDAICLALFGCTPRLDQQGRDEDRKNHHIMSSGTGECAAELTFSRRNGSGVREYFRATWSLRRAHGKPEGNIQSDQRKLEALTDPDDPNPRVLADDNRAKYYSSAFEEVLGAMQLDDFLRTVILPQGKFAEFLHGNEDAKAELLKQLTDVDLFRQIGRACAEKHREARDRVKTLEIELNAQDFLDANARTELDEALTLAKLAETEAARARDAARDIVQWHRSFDALQRERQLHHKRVLDAALMLQNHAGDLSRLSLSETLEPARDSLRDLNTLDAAIEARQVKLAELRQQRPEREEAVELHQKALLTRQNVRDIADRALKDSAGPLKEARHLDTQIARIRQDLQTERTAIATSQRSLKETRELREGKARALDALNAEQQRLQANQPTAPWSEELSDAIVAMRPQIVALQSERGTNQEDTRRGIAFKASLNELNQSAQNLKQHISKAERELEVLHRTHESRHDELKKILGDKPDVSEARRAWTAAISRTENHSRTFRLAAESASSLAALSAQVKAAEASHDTLKQALNNAAEQARNAGELVVKKESARKVAEEQKVLAERLFGLIDARELLKDEVPCPVCGSTTHPYAGSVLGHEDLRNNQERALELLRGIEEELEAARQTRTAAASEQSRVAAETDAAEKRAADLNERLEHDVSSLRAILTDVLDAPLMDSPDWLALTRDFQERSEALQGEARSLIQRLEDLEKADTLLNAVREKLIQVESRLAELGPKRDHAAAEEARLTEEITALREKVAADRRKLRVRLGALSDQLHTLDRPLHTQAGDDRGTIIDALDQHVSNLEEERTLRGQLKGKLEELQTRRAHIEKELASIEARHTSESESVHERFNALKKRETELDELRKQRQAIFDGKSADEVEAHLQKQANASLQAYEDARKTLESAEEHLKNLNQSIKSHSAELEDAARNHQTTLLRLTTMLETLPVATLDALQAALLGPEERERLMALRDALRQEKVTSEELLKTSDDALQQLQNKRPETLEEVQDLDAMEARFDACEAQLRDATGKVATLKERLSADDQKRESLFEGRKKLDELNRTYGHWKTIHRLIGEGEGKAFERHALSFHLQNIAVYANRHLQDLAPRYALQIRRDEHGLPKLDFEILDRNRANSVRPVTTLSGGESFLLSLALAMALADLRQVHMPLETLLLDEGFGTLDQGSLQVAIGVLNALQSRSNRQIGLISHVEGLKESVEYRVRVTPEGNGRSSLCIERPDAGLMG, from the coding sequence ATGAGGCTTCATCGCTTAAAAATTGAAAACCTGAACTCCTTCTACGGCACCCATGAGCTGCGTTTTGACCCGGATCTGAGCGGTGTTCCGCTCTTTCTAATCCACGGACCTACCGGTTCTGGCAAGACCACACTCCTCGACGCCATCTGCCTGGCCCTCTTCGGCTGCACACCTCGTCTCGATCAGCAGGGACGAGATGAGGATCGAAAAAATCACCACATCATGAGCAGCGGTACCGGGGAGTGTGCGGCCGAGCTGACCTTCAGCCGACGCAACGGCTCCGGCGTCCGCGAGTACTTCCGCGCGACCTGGTCGCTACGCCGCGCCCACGGCAAACCCGAGGGCAATATTCAGAGCGACCAGCGCAAGCTCGAAGCCTTGACCGACCCCGATGACCCCAATCCCCGCGTGCTGGCGGACGACAACCGCGCCAAGTACTACAGCTCCGCCTTCGAGGAGGTGCTCGGGGCGATGCAGCTCGACGACTTTCTGCGCACCGTGATTCTGCCCCAGGGGAAGTTCGCCGAATTTCTCCACGGCAACGAAGACGCCAAAGCGGAGCTGCTCAAACAACTCACCGATGTCGACCTTTTCCGCCAGATCGGCCGCGCCTGCGCCGAGAAGCATCGTGAGGCCCGGGACAGGGTGAAGACCCTCGAAATCGAACTCAACGCTCAGGACTTCCTTGATGCCAACGCGCGCACCGAACTCGACGAAGCGTTGACCCTGGCCAAACTCGCCGAGACCGAGGCCGCCAGGGCACGAGATGCCGCGCGCGACATCGTTCAGTGGCACAGGTCTTTCGACGCTTTGCAACGCGAGCGTCAGCTCCATCACAAGCGCGTGTTGGACGCCGCGCTCATGCTTCAAAACCACGCCGGCGATCTTAGCCGTCTGTCCCTGAGCGAAACACTCGAGCCCGCCCGCGACTCGCTCCGCGACCTCAACACGCTGGATGCCGCCATCGAAGCACGCCAGGTCAAGCTGGCGGAACTTCGTCAGCAACGCCCCGAACGTGAAGAGGCCGTAGAGCTTCATCAAAAGGCGCTGCTCACACGACAGAACGTGCGCGACATCGCAGACCGGGCACTCAAAGATAGCGCCGGACCGCTCAAAGAAGCCCGCCACCTCGACACCCAGATCGCGCGGATTCGCCAAGACCTCCAGACTGAGCGCACGGCGATTGCAACGTCTCAACGAAGCCTCAAAGAGACTCGGGAGCTACGCGAGGGCAAAGCTCGGGCGCTTGATGCTCTTAACGCCGAGCAACAACGCCTGCAGGCCAATCAACCTACCGCCCCCTGGTCCGAAGAACTAAGCGATGCCATCGTCGCGATGCGTCCTCAGATCGTAGCTCTTCAGAGTGAGCGTGGCACCAACCAGGAGGATACGCGCAGAGGTATTGCGTTTAAGGCGTCACTCAACGAGCTCAACCAGAGCGCCCAAAACCTAAAGCAACACATCAGCAAAGCCGAGAGAGAGCTTGAGGTTTTGCATCGTACCCACGAGTCGAGGCATGACGAGCTCAAAAAAATCCTTGGCGATAAACCCGACGTCAGCGAAGCGCGCCGTGCCTGGACTGCCGCGATAAGTCGCACCGAGAACCACAGCCGCACCTTTCGCCTGGCCGCCGAAAGCGCATCAAGCCTCGCCGCACTCAGCGCCCAGGTGAAGGCCGCGGAGGCCAGTCACGACACGCTCAAGCAAGCGCTCAACAACGCCGCCGAACAGGCTCGAAACGCTGGCGAGCTCGTCGTGAAAAAAGAGAGCGCCCGCAAGGTCGCCGAGGAACAAAAAGTTCTCGCAGAACGCCTCTTCGGGCTGATTGACGCCCGGGAACTACTCAAAGACGAGGTGCCCTGCCCGGTCTGCGGTAGCACCACCCACCCTTACGCCGGCTCCGTTCTTGGCCACGAAGACCTTCGCAACAACCAGGAACGCGCCCTCGAGCTGCTGCGAGGCATCGAAGAAGAGCTTGAGGCAGCGCGACAAACACGTACGGCTGCCGCCAGCGAGCAGAGCCGTGTGGCGGCAGAAACCGACGCCGCTGAAAAGCGCGCCGCTGACTTAAACGAACGCCTGGAGCACGATGTCTCAAGTCTGCGCGCGATCCTCACCGATGTGCTGGACGCTCCGCTCATGGACTCCCCCGACTGGCTCGCGCTCACGCGGGACTTCCAAGAGCGAAGTGAGGCGCTGCAAGGCGAAGCTCGGTCGCTCATCCAACGCCTCGAAGACCTTGAGAAAGCGGACACGCTGCTGAATGCCGTGCGCGAGAAGCTCATCCAGGTCGAGTCACGGCTCGCCGAGCTCGGGCCGAAACGTGATCACGCCGCCGCCGAAGAGGCCCGTCTTACCGAAGAGATCACCGCACTCAGAGAAAAGGTCGCCGCCGACCGCCGCAAGCTCCGGGTGCGCCTCGGCGCGCTCTCCGATCAGCTGCACACCCTGGACCGTCCACTTCATACCCAGGCCGGTGACGATCGCGGCACAATCATCGACGCCCTGGATCAGCATGTCTCGAACCTCGAAGAAGAGCGTACCCTCCGAGGCCAGCTCAAAGGCAAACTGGAAGAGCTCCAGACCCGACGTGCGCACATCGAAAAAGAGCTGGCCTCGATTGAAGCTCGCCATACCAGCGAGAGCGAAAGCGTCCACGAGCGTTTCAACGCGTTAAAGAAGCGGGAGACCGAACTGGACGAACTCCGCAAACAACGTCAGGCCATCTTCGACGGGAAGAGCGCCGATGAGGTCGAAGCGCACCTCCAGAAGCAGGCAAATGCCTCGCTTCAGGCCTATGAGGATGCGCGTAAGACGCTGGAAAGCGCCGAAGAACACCTCAAAAACCTCAACCAAAGCATCAAGTCTCACTCGGCAGAGCTCGAAGATGCCGCCAGGAACCATCAAACAACGCTCCTGAGGCTCACTACCATGTTGGAGACGCTTCCCGTCGCGACGCTTGATGCGCTGCAAGCCGCCCTGCTCGGCCCCGAGGAGCGCGAGCGCCTCATGGCGCTGCGGGATGCCCTTCGTCAGGAGAAAGTCACCTCCGAAGAGCTTTTGAAGACATCCGACGATGCGCTGCAACAACTTCAAAACAAGCGTCCCGAAACCCTCGAGGAGGTTCAGGATCTCGATGCGATGGAAGCTCGTTTTGATGCCTGTGAGGCGCAACTTCGCGATGCGACCGGAAAGGTCGCGACCCTCAAAGAGCGCCTGAGCGCCGACGATCAAAAGCGCGAAAGCCTGTTCGAAGGACGCAAAAAACTCGACGAGCTCAACCGAACCTACGGCCACTGGAAAACCATTCACAGGCTCATTGGCGAGGGCGAGGGTAAAGCCTTTGAGCGCCACGCCCTGAGCTTTCATCTGCAGAACATCGCGGTCTACGCCAACCGGCATCTTCAGGATCTGGCACCACGCTACGCGCTCCAGATTCGTCGCGATGAACATGGGCTTCCCAAACTCGACTTTGAGATTCTTGATCGAAACCGCGCCAACAGCGTACGCCCGGTCACAACCCTCTCCGGCGGAGAGTCCTTCTTGCTCTCGCTGGCCCTGGCGATGGCGCTGGCCGATCTTCGCCAGGTTCATATGCCGCTGGAGACGCTCCTGCTCGACGAGGGCTTTGGCACCCTGGACCAGGGGTCGTTGCAGGTGGCGATCGGCGTACTCAACGCGCTGCAATCGCGTAGCAACCGCCAGATCGGGCTCATCAGCCACGTCGAGGGGTTAAAAGAAAGCGTGGAATACCGCGTTCGAGTTACCCCGGAGGGGAATGGCCGCTCCAGCCTCTGCATTGAGCGACCCGACGCGGGCCTGATGGGCTGA
- the ruvC gene encoding crossover junction endodeoxyribonuclease RuvC, whose product MIVIGIDPGSRFTGYGLVNKRGQELEHVASGRINASRAKTFIERLEIIYGGLSSVLNEYAVDEAAVESVFVARNAMSTIKLGQARGVALLALSHANLELNEYAPTLVKQAVTGRGRASKDTVGQMVRVQLGLRGELAEDAADALAVAICHCQAFDFQRRLQ is encoded by the coding sequence GTGATTGTCATCGGCATCGACCCCGGAAGCCGTTTTACGGGCTACGGCCTGGTTAATAAACGCGGCCAGGAGCTCGAACACGTGGCCAGCGGCCGCATCAACGCCTCGCGCGCCAAAACGTTCATCGAGCGCCTGGAGATCATTTACGGGGGGTTGAGCTCTGTGCTCAACGAGTACGCGGTCGATGAGGCCGCCGTAGAAAGCGTGTTTGTGGCGCGAAATGCGATGTCGACCATCAAGCTCGGGCAGGCCCGAGGCGTCGCCCTGCTCGCGCTCAGCCACGCCAATCTCGAACTCAACGAGTACGCACCGACGCTGGTCAAACAGGCGGTCACCGGCCGGGGACGCGCCTCCAAAGATACCGTCGGCCAGATGGTGCGCGTGCAACTGGGCCTGCGCGGGGAGCTCGCCGAGGACGCCGCCGATGCTCTGGCGGTTGCGATTTGCCACTGTCAGGCATTCGACTTTCAGCGCCGCCTGCAATAG
- a CDS encoding sugar phosphate nucleotidyltransferase, producing MSQHDSVTSTTGRQAPAPVGGVLCAGYGSRLAPLTDVLPKPLMPFLNTPMVAYALNHLVGAGVEQVGINLHHLPDAIPPVVDRLCANFGIRPRYVREWEILGTAGGVRGIWQGLGETETTLIVLNGDSIMNIDLAAQLQAHRRSGALASMVVRPRASDQPGRVWLNEAGELRGLRNARHPNAASESLREYDFTGVHFLEPELLRTIPLEEGCMVGDVYIPMLERGERINALINDDFWAALDNPRLFFETTRRVLREPGLFAQAPLPKALGESLYIYNQETIDGKAQLAGPVLAGMHTSIESGARVGPEVVLDGVEVSSGARISRSILYGMGRIEGEWERVMAVAGKVVSFSLDD from the coding sequence TTGAGTCAGCACGATTCAGTGACGTCCACAACAGGGAGGCAGGCCCCCGCACCGGTGGGAGGTGTGCTCTGCGCGGGCTACGGCTCACGCCTTGCACCTCTGACCGATGTGTTGCCCAAGCCCCTGATGCCCTTTTTGAACACCCCCATGGTCGCCTACGCGCTCAACCATCTGGTCGGGGCGGGGGTGGAGCAGGTGGGGATTAACCTGCATCATTTGCCCGATGCGATTCCGCCCGTCGTCGACCGTCTCTGCGCGAACTTCGGGATTCGTCCGCGTTATGTACGCGAATGGGAGATTCTGGGGACGGCCGGCGGGGTGCGCGGTATCTGGCAGGGACTCGGAGAGACGGAGACGACTCTGATCGTGCTCAATGGTGACAGCATCATGAACATCGATCTGGCTGCACAGCTTCAGGCGCATCGCCGGAGTGGGGCGCTGGCCTCGATGGTGGTGCGCCCCCGCGCCAGCGACCAGCCGGGCCGCGTCTGGCTAAATGAGGCCGGTGAGTTGCGCGGCCTGCGCAATGCGCGCCACCCGAATGCAGCGTCGGAGTCACTCCGAGAGTACGACTTTACCGGCGTGCATTTTCTGGAGCCGGAACTTTTGCGCACCATCCCCCTCGAAGAGGGGTGCATGGTGGGTGATGTCTACATCCCGATGTTGGAGCGTGGCGAACGCATCAACGCGCTGATCAACGATGACTTCTGGGCGGCGCTGGACAATCCGCGTCTCTTCTTCGAGACAACCCGGCGCGTACTTCGCGAACCGGGGCTTTTTGCCCAGGCGCCGCTTCCGAAAGCCCTGGGGGAGTCGCTCTACATCTACAATCAGGAAACCATCGACGGTAAGGCCCAGCTGGCCGGTCCGGTGCTCGCTGGCATGCACACGAGCATCGAGTCGGGTGCCCGGGTGGGGCCAGAGGTGGTGCTCGACGGCGTTGAGGTCAGCAGCGGGGCGCGGATCTCACGGTCGATCCTGTACGGTATGGGGCGGATAGAAGGGGAGTGGGAGCGGGTGATGGCAGTGGCCGGAAAGGTCGTGAGTTTTTCACTCGACGACTGA
- a CDS encoding metallophosphoesterase family protein: MRILHTSDWHLGATLEQASLEHEQARFLAWLYEAMREAEVECLIIAGDVFDSAQAPARALGLYYRFLNRCQDLPALKKIVVVGGNHDSASQLDAPAPVLRALSVDVIGGLSSEPESWDRALIPIPDSEGNPQAVVVATPYIHESRLGVGRIAGEGVDRDLARAFFDAFENFYTELARRAREHFGDLPLVGVAHLTCLPAAQKLRDDDFKTDLHQVGTLGALPPSIFCEDYDYVALGHIHRGFAVERGRVWYSGTPVPIRFNEAQTPRQVLLVDVGEEVVIERREVPEFRPLIIYRDTPEALEELVTKRTWTAPLPPYVAIESLVDITRPGSLERLREAIEDTFSPEERPRIIAFREVLNIDREPGALGEQEFIPLETVTPAYLFEQLYRSAHEDQAPPSEIMATFSDLLPRNDAPLELASPEQQTLNVLLEET; this comes from the coding sequence ATGCGTATCTTACATACCTCCGACTGGCATCTGGGGGCCACACTTGAGCAAGCCTCCCTGGAGCATGAGCAGGCGCGATTTCTCGCCTGGCTCTACGAGGCCATGCGCGAGGCCGAGGTCGAATGCCTCATCATCGCCGGAGACGTCTTCGACAGCGCCCAGGCTCCGGCGCGCGCCCTGGGGCTCTACTACCGCTTCCTCAACCGCTGCCAGGACCTCCCTGCGCTCAAGAAGATTGTGGTGGTGGGTGGCAACCATGACTCCGCAAGCCAGCTCGATGCGCCGGCACCGGTGTTGCGCGCCCTTTCCGTCGATGTGATCGGTGGGCTCTCCTCCGAGCCCGAATCCTGGGATCGCGCCCTGATTCCCATCCCCGACTCGGAGGGCAACCCGCAGGCCGTCGTCGTCGCCACGCCCTACATTCACGAATCTCGCCTCGGCGTCGGAAGAATCGCCGGCGAGGGCGTCGACCGTGATCTGGCGCGTGCCTTTTTTGATGCTTTTGAGAACTTCTACACTGAGCTGGCCCGGCGCGCCCGTGAGCATTTTGGCGATCTTCCCCTGGTCGGTGTCGCCCATCTCACCTGCCTGCCCGCAGCCCAGAAGCTCCGAGACGACGATTTTAAGACCGACCTCCACCAGGTCGGCACTCTGGGCGCCCTGCCCCCCTCAATCTTCTGCGAGGACTACGACTACGTCGCGCTCGGACATATCCACCGTGGCTTCGCGGTCGAAAGGGGCCGCGTCTGGTACAGCGGCACCCCGGTGCCCATTCGTTTCAATGAGGCGCAGACCCCGCGTCAGGTGCTCCTGGTCGATGTCGGCGAGGAGGTTGTGATTGAACGACGCGAAGTGCCGGAGTTTCGCCCGCTGATCATCTACCGCGACACCCCCGAGGCTCTCGAAGAGCTCGTGACCAAACGCACCTGGACGGCCCCCCTCCCTCCCTATGTTGCGATTGAGTCTCTCGTGGATATCACGCGCCCTGGAAGCCTGGAGCGGCTCCGCGAGGCCATCGAAGACACGTTTAGTCCCGAAGAGCGCCCCCGCATCATCGCCTTTCGCGAGGTTTTAAACATCGATCGCGAACCCGGCGCTCTTGGTGAGCAGGAATTCATCCCCCTGGAGACGGTCACGCCCGCATATCTCTTTGAGCAACTCTACCGCTCGGCCCACGAGGATCAGGCGCCACCGTCCGAGATCATGGCGACCTTCTCAGACCTCCTGCCCCGCAACGACGCGCCCCTCGAGTTGGCGAGCCCCGAACAGCAAACTCTTAATGTTTTACTTGAAGAAACCTGA
- a CDS encoding PspA/IM30 family protein, which produces MGLFNRIGTLLKANINDLISRAEDPEKILNQLILDMKEQLIQAKKQVAVTIADEKRLKKQLDNELQQARDWEKKAMMAVRAGRDDLAREALSRKKEHDDLSSEFQKQWEAQKAAADKLRDSLRQLNSKIEEASRKKNLLIARKKRAEAQKTIQETMSGLSDTSAFDAFDRMSGKIEQMEAEAEASAELAEGFSGDDLAAKFDALEDDHGADEALMALKAKMGMGAEKKETQFDFEEEEAEEKETVSAKRGTWDSDEF; this is translated from the coding sequence ATGGGACTCTTTAATCGGATCGGCACGCTTCTCAAAGCCAACATCAATGACCTGATCAGCCGCGCCGAGGATCCGGAGAAGATCCTCAATCAGCTCATTCTCGACATGAAAGAGCAGCTCATTCAGGCCAAGAAGCAGGTCGCGGTGACCATCGCCGACGAAAAGCGACTCAAGAAGCAGCTCGACAATGAGCTGCAGCAGGCCCGTGATTGGGAGAAGAAAGCGATGATGGCCGTGCGTGCCGGTCGCGATGATCTGGCCCGTGAGGCGCTCTCGCGCAAGAAAGAGCATGACGACCTCAGCTCCGAGTTCCAGAAGCAGTGGGAGGCCCAGAAGGCTGCGGCCGACAAACTTCGCGACTCGCTGCGCCAGCTCAACTCCAAGATCGAAGAAGCCAGCCGCAAGAAGAACCTGCTCATCGCACGTAAGAAGCGCGCCGAGGCTCAGAAGACCATCCAGGAGACGATGTCCGGCCTGAGCGACACCTCGGCCTTCGATGCCTTCGATCGCATGAGCGGCAAGATCGAGCAGATGGAAGCCGAAGCCGAAGCCAGCGCCGAGCTCGCCGAAGGTTTCAGTGGCGACGATCTGGCTGCCAAGTTCGACGCGCTGGAAGATGACCACGGGGCCGATGAAGCCCTGATGGCGCTCAAGGCGAAGATGGGCATGGGGGCGGAGAAGAAAGAAACTCAGTTCGACTTCGAGGAGGAAGAGGCCGAAGAGAAAGAGACGGTCTCCGCCAAGCGCGGCACCTGGGATAGCGACGAGTTCTAA
- the ruvA gene encoding Holliday junction branch migration protein RuvA has translation MIAHLTGRLLTTELDSVILDVRGVGYQVFVPVGSAGKLRPNEAGEVSLWIHTSVREDAIQLYGFASGDERRLFAKLISVSGIGPKIGLAVLSDLDPADVVMAVELDRVDTFTKVSGIGKKTAQRLILELKNALGDFSFERSVGEATVERSAIDDLRSALQNLGYPPAMVDDTVDHVAREATDDQPVEELLRMALKLLR, from the coding sequence ATGATCGCACATCTTACAGGCCGTCTGCTCACCACTGAACTCGACAGCGTCATCCTCGACGTCCGCGGCGTTGGCTACCAGGTCTTTGTGCCGGTGGGCAGCGCCGGTAAACTTCGCCCCAATGAGGCTGGCGAAGTCTCATTGTGGATTCATACCAGCGTGCGCGAAGACGCCATTCAGCTCTACGGCTTTGCCTCCGGCGATGAGCGCCGCCTCTTTGCCAAACTAATCTCGGTCAGCGGCATCGGCCCCAAAATTGGCCTGGCGGTGCTCTCCGATCTCGACCCGGCAGACGTGGTCATGGCCGTGGAACTCGACCGGGTGGACACCTTCACCAAAGTCAGCGGCATCGGCAAAAAGACAGCACAGCGACTCATCCTCGAACTCAAGAACGCGCTGGGCGACTTCAGCTTTGAACGCTCTGTGGGCGAGGCCACCGTTGAGCGCTCTGCCATCGACGACCTGCGCAGCGCCTTGCAAAACCTGGGGTATCCCCCGGCGATGGTTGACGACACCGTCGATCATGTTGCCCGCGAGGCCACCGACGATCAGCCCGTCGAGGAGCTTCTGCGCATGGCGCTAAAACTCTTGCGCTGA